Proteins found in one Anopheles aquasalis chromosome 3, idAnoAquaMG_Q_19, whole genome shotgun sequence genomic segment:
- the LOC126575812 gene encoding SLIT-ROBO Rho GTPase-activating protein 1-like isoform X2 produces MFQCIIQQRNGWIHQPSPEFRDVFPDIRQQLNEQLKFLDVRMEAQITLVQELQDFFRRRGEVELDYSKNLDKLAKGLQLRHKEQRQKREQWPMFSSYSCWQQLINQTKALSRDHAAMSEIYSTHLVARLQTVWDDVQRIYRKCREIGFETHVEILRILQELHTNMKTYHTLQTDAKEAEKKLRTAETQRMKLQQTVPKEKLERSKKYRLIEKEVLKRKNKYTDARLKALKAKNEYQLCLEASNTTIHKYFVEDLSDLIDCMDLGFHSVVSRALLMHVSADQGRCRAVLHNAETLSYIVNSMDSRADKQKFLEQHSAAFMIPKRLEFQGQEEELEPELQKALHQEMESRLLQLEQRVNNLRMESEEIWKTLETAEINLLDILNTKDYDCTAAFGEGAVSFPKPENGSVKLRSDKNEIEEFYITKIREYILATSRIARLDSKAEYLRNVLAKDSAIKTDTLIKSNVPKRKRIGRMNKSGRPKLFGGSLEEYLEVSGEEIPLILRSCIRVINLYGLHHQGIFRVSGSQVEISNFKEAFERGDDPLADMTDASDINSVAGVLKLYLRELREPLFPLIYFDHFVQLAQLESKHDIVSGIRKFFQSLPKAVVVVIRYLFAFLNHLSEYSDENMMDAYNLAICFGPTLMPAPEDKDQVQFQNQVNELIKNIIVHHAELFPKDLGGMQYEKFITSETFEDIDVGDSPTEQVSEDPDSEVYPSEDESDMFEAIVQFDFNARSDRELSLRKGDTVILYNQVSNDWWRGAVKGKTGLIPDKYISLKIKDEERDKSEHLKSSSSSEESVRKRRPSANTSLNSQLSICTQNSNTLSNITCGSDYTASTMSASAITGDRAESASNSGTTAGTSGVGPPGTSGSVGTQLSTLSSPGHSQYQLLQHISVPASGQHATQSTTMNVTHQPPLPSANNSQSLIGEKSTSSQKDADYINYDTVDQIKSSAYSYHDEPHSFENSFEFVEDINHFTYEVQKPTEPIYAEPTKTTMHREKSPAIDSGTSSNSIEEQMESVELRPRLGGMGEPSEHSKSMLGLNRRSETMSLPARAAAIDTTSTKSAASDDQSDPSKPMRKFHSKSFSLSENKLSLLVSSGGDAGSSGGTLNVFQHNRDLWQKRAAQSSYQNLTTSRILTRNRIAPDLVMDLPPTAIGKQEDITRTSRESIDSELEDMTSAERFAAQNQCTLKKNERFTNESPVYENNAVKKEVKLDLQGNSTSTDKPKAEVKPQEISIKSTPTVPVIINESEIFEECSGVATANPSITESTARSLVTEESETMESISPGTTCLNTEQDAIPAFLLASGKEVCKSPIPARNTQKFISQFADLHLTGGCLAKSGEGSSAACVALLSQEQQAKNLSSFKPQVKVKPQILKKPQVLPPQTPEMQRRNAN; encoded by the exons ATATTCGACAACAGCTAAATGAACAGCTTAAGTTTCTCGATGTACGCATGGAAGCACAAATTACACTGGTTCAGGAGTTGCAGGATTTTTTCCGCAGGCGTGGCGAAGTTGAGCTTGATTACAGCAAAAATTTGGACAAACTAGCCAAAGGCTTACAACTGCGACACAAGGAACAAAGACAAAA ACGTGAGCAATGGCCTATGTTTTCGTCGTATTCCTGTTGGCAACAGCTTATCAATCAGACCAAAGCCCTTTCTCGGGATCACGCGGCAATGTCGGAGATCTATTCTACTCATCTTGTGGCACGTCTGCAAACAGTTTGGGACGATGTTCAGCGTATTTACAGAAAG TGTCGTGAGATTGGGTTTGAAACGCACGTGGAGATACTAAGAATTTTGCAAGAGTTGCACACGAATATGAAGACATACCACACTCTGCAGACGGACGCAAAAGAAGCCGAAAAAAAATTACGCACGGCGGAAACTCAACGCATGAAGCTACAACAGACCGTCCCAAAAGAAAAGTTGGAGCGTAGTAAAAAGTATCGACTGATCGAGAAAGAGGtgttaaaaagaaagaataaatACACTGACGCAAGATTGAAGGCACTGAAGGCAAAAAATGAGTATCAGTTGTGTCTTGAAGCATCAAACACAACCATTCACAAGTATTTTGTGGAAGATTTGAGCGATCTGATAGAT TGCATGGATTTGGGTTTTCACTCAGTGGTGTCTCGAGCACTGCTTATGCATGTTTCAGCCGATCAGGGCCGTTGTCGAGCAGTGCTACACAATGCCGAGACGTTGTCTTATATTGTCAATTCCATGGATAGTCGGGCTGACAAACAGAAATTCCTCGAACAGCATAGTGCGGCCTTTATGATTCCCAAGCGGCTCGAGTTTCAAGGACAAGAGGAAGAACTTGAACCAGAATTGCAGAAAGCGCTTCACCAGGAGATGGAGTCTCGTCTCTTGCAACTCGAACAACGGGTCAATAACTTACGCATGGAGTCGGAAGAAATctggaaaactttggaaacCGCCGAAATCAATCTGCTTGACATTCTCAACACTAAGGACTACGATTGCACAGCAGCCTTCGGTGAAGGTGCTGTCTCATTCCCGAAACCTGAAAATGGATCTGTAAAGCTGAGATCTGATAAGAATGAGATAGAAGAGTTTTACATTACG AAAATACGTGAATATATTCTTGCTACATCGCGTATAGCCAGACTGGATTCAAAGGCAGAATACCTTCGCAATGTTTTGGCGAAAGATTCTGCAATCAAAACGGACACACTGATAAAATCGAATGTTCCAAAACGAAAACGTATAGGACGGATGAATAAATCCGGACGTCCGAAGCTATTCGGTGGATCGCTCGAAGAGTATCTCGAAGTTTCCGGAGAAGAAATACCGCTCATTCTTCGAAGCTGCATAAGAGTTATTAATCTTTACG GGCTACACCACCAAGGCATATTTAGAGTGTCAGGATCTCAAGTAGAAATAAGCAATTTTAAAGAAGCATTTGAGCGTGGAGATGATCCTCTAGCTGATATGACCGATGCTTCCGATATCAACTCCGTAGCTGGCGTGCTAAAATTGTACTTGCGCGAACTTCGAGAACCGTTATTTCCTTTGATATATTTTGACCATTTCGTCCAATTAGCAC aaCTGGAATCAAAGCACGATATTGTATCGGGCATTCGAAAGTTTTTTCAAAGCCTTCCCAAGGCTGTGGTAGTGGTTATTCGGtatctttttgcatttttgaacCA TCTTTCTGAATATTCCGACGAGAACATGATGGACGCATACAACTTGGCTATTTGCTTTGGTCCAACGTTAATGCCTGCGCCCGAGGATAAAGATCAGGTGCAATTCCAGAATCAGGTGAACGAACTGATAAAGAACATTATTGTGCACCATGCAGAGCTCTTTCCGAAGGACCTTGGCGGCATGCAGTACGAAAAATTCATAACATCAGAAACCTTCGAAGATAT CGACGTTGGGGACTCTCCTACCGAGCAAGTTTCTGAGGATCCCGACTCCGAAGTATATCCATCTGAGGATGAATCAGATATGTTTGAAGCAATTGTTCAGTTCGATTTTAATGCAAGATCTGACCGGGAGTTATCTTTACGCAAAGGCGATACTGTGATACTTTACAATCAG GTGTCCAATGATTGGTGGCGTGGAGCagtgaaaggaaaaaccgGACTTATTCCCGATAAGTACATATCGCTCAAAATCAA AGATGAAGAACGCGACAAAAGTGAACATTTAAAATCGTCCAGCAGCTCTGAAGAATCTGTTCGAAAGCGACGTCCCAGTGCCAATACTTCTCTAAACAGTCAACTTTCGATTTGCACTCAAAACTCTAATACATTATCCAATATCACATGCGGAAGTGACTATACCGCGTCGACCATGAGCGCTTCCGCGATTACGGGAGATCGAGCAGAGAGTGCATCGAACAGCGGTACTACAGCAGGAACTTCTGGCGTTGGACCGCCGGGAACGAGTGGATCAGTTGGAACACAGCTTTCGACCTTATCGTCCCCGGGACATTCACAATATCAACTTCTTCAACATATTTCTGTACCTGCCTCCGGGCAACATGCAACACAGAGTACGACGATGAATGTAACGCATCAGCCACCGCTTCCCAGTGCAAACAATAGTCAATCCTTGATTGGCGAAAAATCAACCAGCAGTCAGAAAGACGCCGATTACATTAACTACGATACCGTCGACCAAATTAAATCATCTGCATATAGCTACCACGATGAACCACATTCGTTTGAAAACTCGTTCGAGTTCGTCGAGGATATAAACCATTTCACATACGAG GTACAAAAACCAACCGAGCCAATATATGCAGAGCCAACGAAAACTACGATGCATCGCGAAAAGTCACCGGCCATAGACAGTGGTACGAGTAGCAACAGTATCGAGGAACAAATGGAAAGTGTCGAGCTTCGTCCCCGCTTAGGTGGCATGGGTGAGCCTTCGGAACATAGCAAATCAATGCTTGGATTAAACCGGCGCAGTGAAACAATGAGTTTACCCGCAAGGGCGGCTGCCATAGATACAACATCCACTAAGTCAGCTGCATCTGACGACCAATCGGATCCATCGAAGCCGATGCGAAAGTTTCATTCAAAAAGTTTCAGCTTGTCAGAGAACAAATTATCACTGTTGGTCAGTAGTGGCGGAGATgctggtagtagtggtggtacaTTGAATGTATTCCAGCACAATCGAGACCTTTGGCAGAAGCGGGCGGCTCAAAGCTCTTACCAAAATCTCACTACGTCGCGCATACTTACACGAAACCGTATTGCGCCTGATCTTGTGATGGATCTACCGCCAACGGCGATTGGAAAGCAAGAAGACATAACACGCACCTCGCGCGAATCTATCGATAGTGAACTAGAAGACATGACATCGGCGGAACGTTTCGCGGCGCAAAACCAGTGCACATTGAAGAAGAATGAACGATTTACCAATGAATCTCCCGTATACGAAAATAACGCCGTAAAGAAGGAGGTGAAGCTTGATCTGCAAGGTAACTCTACGTCTACCGATAAGCCTAAAGCGGAAGTAAAGCCGCAGGAAATCAGTATTAAAAGTACCCCAACTGTACCCGTTATCATCAATGAGTCTGAAATTTTTGAAGAGTGTTCGGGTGTGGCAACCGCCAACCCTTCGATCACAGAGTCTACCGCGAGAAGTTTGGTAACCGAAGAATCAGAGACGATGGAAAGTATTTCGCCCGGTACAACCTGCTTGAATACCGAACAAGATGCAATTCCAGCATTTTTGTTAGCATCGGGGAAAGAAGTGTGCAAAAGTCCCATTCCGGCGCGAAACACGCAAAAGTTTATTTCGCAATTCGCCGATCTGCACCTTACTGGAGGATGTTTAGCGAAATCTGGCGAGGGCTCATCAGCTGCTTGCGTTGCCTTGCTCTCGCAAGAGCAACAGGCCAAAAATCTGAGCTCGTTCAAGCCCCAGGTCAAAGTTAAACCACAGATACTGAAGAAACCACAAGTTTTGCCACCGCAAACACCGGAAATGCAGCGGCGAAATGCAAACTAA